Below is a window of Bacteroidales bacterium DNA.
AAACCGCCATCACCCAATGTAGAGGATGTAAAGCCACCTCCCGTATTCGGCCATGCATGGGTCCTGGTTCCACCCATCTCTTCACAATAGGGGATGGACAGATTGCCGGTAACATTGCTGGTAAACCGTATAACAGCATAGCCTCCCCCATCGGGCGAAAACTTGGTTCCTGAATAGTCAAGCCGCATTCCGTAATATACATCACTAAGCGTTTTCAGACTTTTTACATCTCCGGCTGAAGAAACAAATCCTCCCACCGTTCCGCCATAGGTGTTATTCATATACAAAGCCACATCCTCCAAAGGAAGCACTTTTTGTAATATAGTAGAAGTAGTTGGAAAACTAACTCCTTCCCGCAGCTGCCTGAGTCGCAACTTATCACCTTCGTTCAGATGCCATGCTGAGTCGGTGCTAAATGAGATAAACTCATTCAATGACATTGTTGCATTGACAAGCAGTTCGGCCCGCTGTTCAGAAAATCCGCTCAAATTTTGCATGGCCGATTGGTTATATTGACCCTCCGGCCAGTTTTGGGTTTGTTCATCTTTAGAACAAGCGTGACCAAATACTATTACCAAAGACACCAAAACGAATAAGATAAATTGTTTTGTTTTCATAAATTGATGATTTAATGATTCGATAAGTATTAAGTTAAATATTTGTTAATCAAAGTAATACGTTAAGTTTTATTAGTATTAAACTTTTGTATTCAGTTTCCTGGGAAAGATCCGCCCCGCCAATTGTCGGACATGTCATTTCCACTATCCAGTTTGCATCGCCGGTTGCGGTTGTGTGGAAATGAAGCATGCCACATTTTGGCATTTGTTTTAATATCTTATATAATTCTTCTTGTTCAATTAAATCTTTCGACTTCACAACGGATAAAGAGCCAACCAGTGAACTTTCACGTAAATATATATATCTTTTCTGAAATCATCATAATCTAAGGCTTTCCTCCATATAAACTTAGAGGTTCATATTGTGCCGAAAGTCAGATACGACCTATATACTTTATTGCAAGTAAGGTGATATCATCTGATTGAGGCATTCCTGATGAAAATTTAGTAACATCTTGTATGGATTCTTTTACAACCTCTTCAATAGGATGAGCCAGGTGAGTTTGAAGATAGTTTTCCAAACGCTCTTCCCCATAAAGCTGTTCATGAATATTGAAAGCTTCAGTTACTCCATCCGTAAAAAGGAACAGAAGGTCGCCGGGAATCAATTGTACTTTTTTTGAATGATATATAAAATCTTCCATGCAACCCAGAACAGTGCCTGCGGTCATTTGTACCTTACGAACCTGGTTTCCTGAAAGGATATATGGAGGATTATGGCCGGCATTGACATATTCAACCTCCCCGGTCGTCGTGTTGAGAATACCATAGAAAACCGTAACAAACATGCAGGAAATGCTTTCATTACAAAGCAATCTGTTCACATAGTTCATACACTCTTCGGTAGATATGCCTGTTAGTCCTGTCGCTCTTATCAGGGTGCGGCTAACCGCCATAAAGATAGCTGCTGTAACACCCTTGCCGGAAACATCGCCGATCACAAAACCCAACCGTTCATTATCGATCAAAAAGAAGTCGAAGAAATCACCCCCAACTTCTTTTGCTGCAATCATAGAAGCGAAAATGGAAAATTCAGTGCGCTCCGGGAATGGAGGAAAAGTTTTAGGAAGAATAGCCTGCTGGATTTCACGGGCAGTCTGCAGATCCTGTTGAATAGATATCAATTCATCATGTTCCTGCAAGCTTAACCTCATCATGGTTATCTCATCCAACGTTTTATTAATGGTAATTTCCAGATCATCAAAACTGATAGGTTTGGTGAGAAAGTCAAAAGCTCCCCTGTTCATGGCTGTTCGGATATTTTCCATATCGCCATAAGCCGAAACGATCACTGTTTTTAATACAGGATTTTTCAGCTCTTTCAACCTCGTGAGTAAAGTCAATCCATCCATTTCAGGCATGTTGATGTCGGAAAGGATGAGCCCTATTTCAGGTTGTTCAATTAGTTTAGTCAGTGCTTCCAACCCATGATGAGCAAAAACAAAATCATAAACGCCATCCCTGATCTGCCTGCGAAACTTTTGTCGGATCAGTGGCTCAAGATCCACTTCGTCATCTACCACCATTATCTTTACATTCTTCATCAACTGTTCATCCATAATTAAATATTTTAGTCTCTTTTCTTATAGAAATTTGGTGCTGAATTTAAATCATCTTCATTATAATTAATTTGGGAGCGATATGGTAAACTCTGCAAATTCGCCCTCTTTCGAGTCAACCTTTACTTCACCATTATGTTCCTGAACGATAATATCATAACTTATCGACAATCCTAGTCCTGTGCCTGAACCGGCAGGTTTGGTCGTGAAAAAAGGATTAAATATCCGGTCAAGGATGGTTTGCGGGATTCCTTTTCCATTGTCCCATATCCGTATGATAATTTTATCCGGCGTCTTTTGAGTACTTACCCTAAGGATGGGGAAATAGGAATCTTTCAGCTCCTTTTTTTTCTGTGCTGTTGAATAACAAGCATTATTGATCAGGTTAAGGAAAACCCTGCTCATATCCTGGGGGACCACATTAACCAATCCGATGGATGGATCATATTCCGATTCAATTTTAATATTGAACGTATTATCGGTTGCCCTTAAACCATGGTATCCGAGGGCAACATATTCACCAAGCAGTGCATTCAGGTCGGTGGGCTGAATCTCTCCCGATTTGCCCCGGGAATGGAGCAGCATGCCGCGGATAATGCTGTCGGCTCGCTTGCCGTGTTCATTGATCTTTTTAACATTGCTTTCAATATCCCGAAGAATACCTTTCAAATAGTCCGAATCTTTGGGATCAATAATTCCTGATAATTTGTCTATTTCTTCGATTACTTCTCCAGCCAGTTCCACGGAAAGCTCAGAAAAATTATTGACAAAATTTAAAGGGTTCTTTATTTCGTGGGCAATTCCCGCGGTGAGTTGTCCCAGCGAAGCCATTTTCTCAGATTGAATCAACTGGGTTTGGGCAGCTTTCAGTGTGGCAGTCCGCTCTTCGACTTTTTGTTCAAGTGTGCGATTGTACTCTTCCAGCTTGGCATGTGAAATTTCGAGCTTTTCACCGGCTTCCTTCAAATCGCTGATTGTCCTGGTGAGGGTATCCTGCATATAATGAAATGCCGCATTGAGCCGACCGATCTCATCCTTTGAATTGATTACGGGAAGTTCAACATCGAATTCACCCTTAGCAAAAGTCTCAGTGGCTAAGGTGAGCCTGCGCAACGGACTGGTGATAGAACGCGAGATCAAAATAATAATTAGGATGAGGATGGCTCCACCTCCCAAACCGAGGCCCATAACTATCATTCTCAGGCGGTTTGCATCAGCCATAAACTCATCAACAGGAAAGACAACTCCGAGGGACCAGCTATTTAAAGGTACCGGGGCATAAGCAATCCAGCTGAGTTTTCCGGTCTTCATATTACGATATTCAATTTCTGCGAAACTGGTCTCCCCTTCGATCATGTGTCGTCCTATTTCTCGCAAGGCTGATGATTTTTGTTCATCCGCGATACTGAAAATAGTTTCGTTCATGATAAAATCCTTAATCGGATGGGTTATCATACTGCCGGTTTTCGAGATCATAAACGCATACCCTGTCTCATACACCTTGATTTCATTCACGTATAGCTGCAGCCAGTCAAGAGAAAGATCGATGGTGAGGATGCCCACGAAT
It encodes the following:
- a CDS encoding SpoIIE family protein phosphatase, with product MDEQLMKNVKIMVVDDEVDLEPLIRQKFRRQIRDGVYDFVFAHHGLEALTKLIEQPEIGLILSDINMPEMDGLTLLTRLKELKNPVLKTVIVSAYGDMENIRTAMNRGAFDFLTKPISFDDLEITINKTLDEITMMRLSLQEHDELISIQQDLQTAREIQQAILPKTFPPFPERTEFSIFASMIAAKEVGGDFFDFFLIDNERLGFVIGDVSGKGVTAAIFMAVSRTLIRATGLTGISTEECMNYVNRLLCNESISCMFVTVFYGILNTTTGEVEYVNAGHNPPYILSGNQVRKVQMTAGTVLGCMEDFIYHSKKVQLIPGDLLFLFTDGVTEAFNIHEQLYGEERLENYLQTHLAHPIEEVVKESIQDVTKFSSGMPQSDDITLLAIKYIGRI
- a CDS encoding ATP-binding protein — encoded protein: MVKESQIKLRRGLAFKMIIYVFVSIMVIFILIFHYTLKITRDIVVENLKSNAEYLTKSTVSKIEKVLSSIQRVPDNFAQIYQQNDFDEAEMNRLLRMMVENNKDIIGACLAFEPFFKNQSEKFYSFYYYRKDDKIEFLNLGNDQYVYFYMDWYQIPKELGTALWSEPYFDTGGADMLLSTYSVPLYSEKDGEKKFVGILTIDLSLDWLQLYVNEIKVYETGYAFMISKTGSMITHPIKDFIMNETIFSIADEQKSSALREIGRHMIEGETSFAEIEYRNMKTGKLSWIAYAPVPLNSWSLGVVFPVDEFMADANRLRMIVMGLGLGGGAILILIIILISRSITSPLRRLTLATETFAKGEFDVELPVINSKDEIGRLNAAFHYMQDTLTRTISDLKEAGEKLEISHAKLEEYNRTLEQKVEERTATLKAAQTQLIQSEKMASLGQLTAGIAHEIKNPLNFVNNFSELSVELAGEVIEEIDKLSGIIDPKDSDYLKGILRDIESNVKKINEHGKRADSIIRGMLLHSRGKSGEIQPTDLNALLGEYVALGYHGLRATDNTFNIKIESEYDPSIGLVNVVPQDMSRVFLNLINNACYSTAQKKKELKDSYFPILRVSTQKTPDKIIIRIWDNGKGIPQTILDRIFNPFFTTKPAGSGTGLGLSISYDIIVQEHNGEVKVDSKEGEFAEFTISLPN